The following are from one region of the Juglans regia cultivar Chandler chromosome 10, Walnut 2.0, whole genome shotgun sequence genome:
- the LOC108981156 gene encoding uncharacterized protein LOC108981156 has translation MVHLRFTSFVLGLLFVMPALSESSAYAQQGEDQGYFAAKENNVAVPKGVLPRDGVNAADGLGKIWHGGRKLMAVQKVLLSEEIEREDHGLNGRTSEISGEDSNASDSSRPGGLSQDKLNAQNNMNMPRPKSSKSASLGIPRSTIKPAQFPNTNRDQQYYREYSKAVLSNKAASLGSSSRSYKTVSDHQEIYDTSLQIRDETQRLLEATKEIVNLMHKDYGKMARRKPPTNNHDPWRH, from the exons ATGGTTCACTTAAGGTTTACAAGCTTCGTACTCGGGCTTCTCTTTGTTATGCCTGCCCTTAGCGAGTCTTCTGCATATGCTCAACAAG GAGAGGATCAAGGCTACTTTGCAGCAAAGGAAAATAATGTTGCGGTTCCAAAG GGAGTACTTCCTCGTGATGGTGTTAATGCTGCTGATGGTTTGGGGAAAATATGGCATGGAGGAAGGAAATTAATGGCAGTGCAAAAAGTACTGTTGAGTGAAGAGATCGAGAGAGAAGATCATGGACTGAATGGACGGACTTCAGAGATTTCAG GAGAGGACAGTAACGCTTCAGATAGTTCTCGGCCTGGTGGACTTTCACAAGATAAACTGAATGCTCAG AATAATATGAACATGCCAAGGCCAAAGTCATCGAAGTCTGCTAGCTTGGGAATTCCTAGGAGTACTATCAAGCCAGCCCAATTTCCAAACACGAACCGAGATCAGCAGTACTATCGAGAGTACTCCAAGGCAGTACTGTCAAACAAAGCTGCCAGCTTGGGGAGTTCCTCGAGGTCTTACAAAACAGTCTCTGATCATCAAGAAATATATGATACTTCTCTGCAGATCAGAGATGAAACCCAGAGACTTCTTGAAGCAACCAAAGAGATTGTGAACCTGATGCACAAGGATTATGGGAAAATGGCTCGACGTAAGCCACCCACAAACAATCACGACCCTTGGCGGCATTAA
- the LOC108980263 gene encoding GDSL esterase/lipase 7-like produces MSTIMLISMSFIFFLHVLPAAMIQSLPLAPALYVFGDSLFDSGNNNLLPTVAKADYLPYGVNFAKGVTGRFTNGKTIADFIAEFLGLPYSPPFMSIRISTPLTGLNYASGSCGILPETGNLYGKCLNLNEQINLFERTVKSGLERQYLNMSSNELSDYLSKSIFIFSVGSNDYLNNYLEPNVYDTSKRYPPQPFAQFLVDTLSKVFQRLYNLGGRKIIMFEIGPIGCIPSITRKKKHNAGQCVEETNQIVSFFNQRLPAFLNNLTSTLRGSTFILAQANFLGYDAIINPSKYGLEDSNSPCCTTWANGTSGCIPFITPCLHAYKNFFWDAFHLTEAAYSLIATRCFNDSICSPFNIKELVRM; encoded by the exons ATGTCGACAATTATGCTAATCTCGatgtctttcattttcttccttcatGTTCTTCCTGCGGCTATGATCCAGAGTCTGCCATTGGCACCAGCTTTGTATGTTTTTGGAGATTCCTTGTTCGATAGCGGCAATAACAATTTGTTGCCCACCGTTGCCAAGGCAGATTACCTCCCCTATGGTGTCAACTTTGCCAAAGGAGTTACTGGAAGATTCACCAATGGCAAAACAATTGCAGATTTTATAG CTGAGTTTCTAGGGCTACCTTATTCTCCACCATTCATGAGTATACGGATATCAACACCACTTACAGGTTTGAACTATGCTTCTGGGTCCTGTGGCATTCTTCCTGAAACTGGAAACCTATAT GGAAAATGCTTGAATTTAAATGAACAGATAAATCTGTTCGAGAGGACGGTCAAGTCAGGATTAGAAAGGCAATATTTGAACATGAGCTCGAATGAGCTCTCAGATTACTTGTCCAAGTCCATATTTATATTCTCTGTGGGGAGCAACGACTACCTCAATAACTACCTTGAACCTAACGTGTACGATACAAGCAAACGTTACCCTCCTCAACCCTTCGCTCAGTTCCTCGTCGATACACTCAGCAAGGTTTTTCAA AGATTATATAATTTAGGAGGCAGGAAGATAATCATGTTTGAAATCGGCCCCATTGGATGCATCCCATCAATTACAAGGAAAAAGAAGCACAACGCCGGGCAATGTGTGGAAGAAACAAATCAGATTGTGTCATTTTTTAATCAGAGACTCCCAGCGTTTCTCAACAATCTTACATCCACTCTCCGTGGCTCCACCTTTATCCTTGCCCAAGCTAATTTTCTTGGCTATGATGCAATCATAAATCCTTCTAAATATG GCTTAGAGGACTCGAACTCCCCATGTTGTACTACGTGGGCAAATGGGACTTCTGGGTGCATTCCATTTATAACTCCCTGCCTTCATGCCTATAAAAACTTCTTTTGGGATGCCTTTCATCTTACAGAAGCCGCGTATTCTCTCATAGCAACACGATGCTTCAATGACTCAATTTGCTCCCCATTCAACATCAAGGAGCTCGTGCGAATGTAA
- the LOC108983754 gene encoding calcium/calmodulin-regulated receptor-like kinase 2, producing the protein MDNKAADLVIIGVSVGLALGIVIASLIFFGTRWYKKRAHLRRCANERSIPSATLPIRTNGTGTSTDFSASLTNSIAIQGSNKLPKGYWPWWKHQNKGGFVSASGILRYPYKDIQKATQNFTTILGQGSFGPVYKATMPTGEVVAVKVLASDSKQGEREFQTEVSVLGRLHHRNLVNLVGYCVDKGHHMLIYEFMSNGSLANLLYGQEDQILSWNERLQIALDISHGIEYLHEGAVPPVIHRDLKSANILLDSSMRAKVADFGLSREEVFDGRNSGLKGTYGYIDPVYMSTNKFTMKSDIYSFGIIIFELITAIHPQQNLMEYINLANMSPTGVDEILDKELVGECSLEEVRGLAGIAHKCLHNLPRKRPAIGEVSQTILKIQQRRLAKVDTMSFASRDFSRATSRIEDQQLELSKMTSLKE; encoded by the exons ATGGATAATAAGGCTGCTGATTTGGTAATCATTGGTGTCTCAGTTGGTCTAGCCCTTGGAATTGTGATAGCTTCACTCATATTTTTTGGCACAAGGTGGTACAAAAAGCGAGCTCATCTTCGACGATGTGCAAATGAGCGTAGTATACCAAGTGCGACCCTTCCTATACGCACAAATGGGACAGGTACAAGCACTGACTTTAGTGCGTCTCTGACAAATTCGATAGCCATACAGGGATCTAACAAACTTCCGAAAGGTTATTGGCCTTGGTGGAAACATCAGAATAAAGGTGGCTTTGTTTCTGCATCAGGCATTCTTAGATACCCGTACAA GGATATTCAGAAAGCCACACAGAATTTTACAACCATTTTGGGACAAGGGTCATTTGGTCCAGTCTATAAAGCAACAATGCCTACTGGAGAAGTAGTAGCTGTGAAGGTGCTGGCTTCTGATTCCaaacagggagagagagaatttcaaACAGAG GTTTCTGTGCTTGGAAGACTTCATCACAGGAATCTTGTGAATTTGGTAGGATATTGTGTTGACAAAGGACATCACATGTTAATTTATGAGTTCATGAGCAATGGGAGTTTGGCAAACCTTCTATATG GTCAAGAAGATCAGATTTTGAGTTGGAATGAAAGGCTTCAAATTGCTCTTGATATTTCACATGGGATTGAGTACCTTCATGAAGGG GCAGTCCCACCTGTAATCCATCGTGATTTGAAGTCTGCTAATATATTGTTAGACAGCTCAATGAGAGCCAAG GTTGCTGATTTTGGGTTGTCAAGGGAAGAGGTTTTTGATGGCCGGAACTCGGGCTTGAAAGGCACGTATGGATACATAGATCCAGTGTACATGTCAACAAACAAGTTCACAATGAAGAGTGATATCTACAGTTTTGGTATTATCATCTTTGAACTCATCACGGCCATCCACCCTCAACAAAACTTGATGGAATATATAAATCTT gcCAACATGAGTCCAACTGGTGTCGATGAAATACTCGATAAAGAACTTGTTGGAGAATGCAGCCTTGAGGAAGTGAGGGGCCTCGCCGGTATTGCTCATAAATGTCTGCACAATCTACCAAGAAAGCGACCTGCAATAGGAGAAGTTTCCCAGACTATTTTGAAGATACAACAGAGGCGCCTTGCTAAAGTAGATACCATGTCTTTCGCGAGCAGAGATTTTTCACGAGCCACGAGCCGAATAGAGGATCAACAGCTGGAGTTAAGTAAGATGACTAGCTTGAAGGAGTGA
- the LOC108983751 gene encoding U11/U12 small nuclear ribonucleoprotein 25 kDa protein translates to MESSTKKREENTRDYEYDRDFKVKKARLNSTLAALLDDPVLADVPKDPTLSDVDTLISLELGSAMRVSVLKLDGNSFDVALVNSATVKDLKLAIEKKVNDMEQSHMGHRHISWKHVWANYCLSYNKEKLLDDHSVLQDFGIRNNSQVHFIPYVMSKGFQRHSKRRKHRFFHGLNKRG, encoded by the exons ATGGAAAGTAGCACGAAGAAGAGGGAAGAAAACACTAGAGATTACGAGTACGACAGAGACTTCAAGGTCAAGAAGGCAAGGTTAAACTCGACTCTCGCCGCTCTTCTTGACGATCCCGTACTTGCCGATGTCCCCAAGGATCCGACCCTGTCGGACGTGGACACCCTCATCAGCCTCGAGTTGGGCAGCGCCATGCGCGTCTCCGTCCTTAAGTTGGACGGAAATTCCTTCG ATGTAGCATTGGTGAATTCGGCGACGGTGAAGGATTTGAAGCTTGCAATAGAGAAGAAAGTGAATGACATGGAGCAATCTCACATGGGTCATCGTCACATTTCATG GAAGCATGTGTGGGCGAATTATTGTCTTTCGTACAATAAGGAGAAGCTACTAGATGATCACTCTGTGCTTCAGGATTTTGGCATACGTAATAATTCTCAG GTACATTTTATCCCCTATGTGATGTCAAAGGGTTTTCAACGGCATTCAAAGAGGAGAAAGCATCGTTTCTTTCATGGTCTGAACAAGCGTGGGTGA